Proteins encoded within one genomic window of Humulus lupulus chromosome 1, drHumLupu1.1, whole genome shotgun sequence:
- the LOC133785672 gene encoding auxin-induced protein AUX28-like, which produces METELRLGLPGNGGGGGAGDQGSGEVVLMRKRGFSETESSTTTNNHYQNNNNNDDSVNSANNNGIHVDLKLNLSSKDRSATETKTTDASITDSDKASKTTSFIHKENNFLSAPDPAKPPAKAQVVGWPPVRSFRKNMLAVQNNKSSSNSNSSTDSESGAVFVKVSMDGAPYLRKVDLRMYNSYHDLSDALTKMFSSFSTIGNCGSQGMKDFMNESKLMDILNGSDYVPTYEDKDGDWMLVGDVPWEMFVESCKRLRIMKGKEAVGLAPRAMEKCKNRS; this is translated from the exons ATGGAGACGGAGCTGAGACTAGGGCTGCCGGGAAACGGCGGCGGCGGCGGAGCCGGAGATCAGGGATCGGGCGAGGTGGTTCTGATGAGGAAGAGAGGATTCTCTGAGACTGAGAGTAGTACTACTACTAATAATCATTatcagaataataataataatgatgatagtgTCAACAGTGCCAACAATAATGGTATTCATGTTGATTTGAAGCTTAATCTTTCTTCCAAGGATAGGTCTGCCACTGAGACCAAAACCACTGATGCCAGTATTACTGATTCTGACAAGGCATCTAAGACCACCTCCTTCATCCACAAGGAGAACAATTTTCTTTCTGCACCTGATCCTGCCAAGCCTCCTGCCaa GGCACAAGTTGTGGGATGGCCACCGGTGCGATCATTCCGAAAGAACATGTTGGCTGTGCAGAATAATAagagcagcagcaacagcaacagcaGTACTGACTCAGAAAGTGGAGCAGTGTTTGTGAAGGTGAGCATGGATGGTGCCCCTTATCTCAGAAAGGTTGACCTTAGGATGTACAACAGCTACCATGACCTCTCTGATGCTCTTACCAAAATGTTCAGTTCCTTCTCTACCATTG GTAACTGTGGATCCCAAGGAATGAAGGACTTTATGAATGAGAGCAAATTGATGGATATCTTGAACGGCTCTGATTACGTCCCTACTTATGAAGACAAAGATGGCGACTGGATGCTCGTTGGAGATGTCCCTTGGGA GATGTTCGTTGAATCATGCAAGAGGTTGCGCATTATGAAGGGAAAAGAGGCTGTTGGACTCG CACCAAGAGCCATGGAGAAGTGCAAGAATAGGAGCTAA